A single genomic interval of Ramlibacter sp. harbors:
- a CDS encoding FAD-binding protein, with translation MTALVIAEHDNASIKGATLNTVTAAAACGGDVHVLVAGHNAGEVAKAAAAIAGVSKVIHAEGEHFAHGLAENIAAQVLAIAGNYSHIVFPATASGKNIAPRVAAKLDVAQISDITKVDSPDTFERPIYAGNAIATVQSADATKVITVRTTGFDPAAASGGSAAVESATAAADSGKSTFEGNEIAKSERPELTAAKIIVSGGRALGSSEKFTEVMTPLADKLGAALGASRAAVDAGYAPNDWQVGQTGKIVAPQLYIAAGISGAIQHLAGMKDSKVIVAINKDPEAPIFSVADYGLEADLFTAIPELVAAL, from the coding sequence ATGACCGCACTTGTTATTGCCGAACACGACAACGCCTCCATCAAGGGCGCCACCCTCAACACCGTGACCGCGGCCGCTGCCTGCGGGGGCGACGTGCATGTGCTGGTGGCCGGCCACAACGCGGGCGAGGTCGCCAAGGCCGCCGCCGCGATTGCCGGCGTGAGCAAGGTCATCCACGCCGAAGGCGAGCACTTTGCCCACGGCCTGGCCGAGAACATTGCCGCCCAGGTGCTGGCCATCGCTGGCAACTACAGCCACATTGTGTTTCCCGCCACCGCCAGCGGCAAGAACATTGCCCCGCGCGTGGCCGCCAAGCTCGACGTGGCCCAGATCAGCGACATCACCAAGGTCGACAGCCCAGACACCTTCGAGCGCCCCATCTACGCCGGCAACGCCATTGCCACCGTGCAGAGCGCCGATGCCACCAAGGTCATCACCGTGCGCACCACAGGCTTTGACCCGGCGGCCGCCAGCGGTGGCAGCGCCGCGGTGGAGTCCGCCACGGCCGCGGCCGACAGCGGCAAGAGCACGTTCGAGGGCAACGAGATCGCCAAGAGCGAGCGGCCCGAACTGACGGCAGCCAAGATCATCGTCTCCGGCGGCCGGGCCCTGGGCAGCTCCGAGAAGTTCACCGAGGTCATGACCCCGCTGGCCGACAAGCTGGGCGCCGCGCTGGGCGCCAGCCGCGCCGCGGTGGATGCGGGCTACGCCCCCAACGACTGGCAGGTGGGCCAGACCGGCAAGATCGTCGCGCCGCAGCTGTACATCGCGGCCGGCATCTCGGGCGCGATCCAGCACCTGGCCGGCATGAAGGACTCCAAGGTGATCGTGGCGATCAACAAGGACCCCGAAGCCCCGATCTTCAGCGTGGCCGACTACGGCCTGGAAGCCGACCTGTTCACCGCGATCCCCGAACTGGTCGCCGCTCTGTAA
- a CDS encoding electron transfer flavoprotein subunit beta/FixA family protein, translating to MKVLVPVKRVVDYNVKVRVKSDNTGVDIANVKMSMNPFDEIAVEEAVRLKEKGVATEVIAVSCGDAKCQETLRTAMAIGADRAILVETTEELQPLAVAKLLKALVDKEQPQLIILGKQAIDDDCNQTGQMLAALADLPQATFASKVEVADGKAKVTREVDGGLETLSISLPAVITTDLRLNEPRYVTLPNIMKAKKKQLDTFKPEDLGVDVKPRLKTLKVVEPPKRSAGIKVPDVATLVEKLKNEAKVI from the coding sequence ATGAAGGTCCTTGTCCCTGTCAAACGCGTGGTGGACTACAACGTGAAAGTCCGCGTCAAGTCGGATAACACGGGTGTGGACATTGCCAACGTCAAAATGAGCATGAACCCCTTCGACGAAATCGCCGTCGAAGAGGCCGTGCGCCTGAAGGAAAAGGGCGTGGCCACCGAGGTCATTGCCGTCTCGTGCGGCGACGCCAAGTGCCAGGAGACCCTGCGCACCGCCATGGCCATCGGCGCCGACCGCGCCATCCTGGTCGAAACCACCGAAGAACTGCAGCCGCTGGCCGTGGCCAAGCTGCTCAAGGCCCTGGTGGACAAGGAGCAGCCCCAGCTCATCATCCTGGGCAAGCAGGCCATCGACGATGACTGCAACCAGACCGGCCAGATGCTGGCCGCGCTGGCCGACCTGCCGCAAGCCACCTTTGCCTCCAAGGTCGAAGTGGCCGACGGCAAGGCCAAGGTCACGCGCGAGGTTGACGGCGGCCTGGAAACGCTGTCCATCAGCCTGCCCGCCGTCATCACCACCGACCTGCGCCTGAACGAGCCGCGCTACGTGACGCTGCCCAACATCATGAAGGCCAAGAAGAAGCAGCTCGACACCTTCAAGCCCGAAGACCTGGGCGTGGACGTCAAGCCGCGCCTGAAGACCCTGAAAGTGGTCGAGCCGCCCAAGCGTAGCGCCGGCATCAAGGTGCCTGACGTGGCCACGCTGGTCGAGAAACTCAAGAACGAAGCGAAGGTGATCTGA
- a CDS encoding TRAP transporter substrate-binding protein: MTRPRLSLLATALLSLTAGAASADTVFTVSSWLPPSHTLSMAQKEWCDLLEKNTTGKMKCNILPRGVTGAPGTFDAVKNGLADISYTVHGYTPGRFLYTQMAEFPFLGDQSEPISVAFNKIASKYPQFDQEHAGVKVISYFTHGPGIVFNTKHPITKVADLQGLKFRVGGGMVNEISKKLDMNVTLKPAPESYELLSGGVMDGTLFPAESTESFKIDKIIKYATTFPGGLYNTSFVFMMNQAKYDKLSAEEKKAVDAISGETAAHIFGRGWDKVDRRATALMQANNVAIVKADAKFVADVKAKTAPLEQKWVGEAEAKGLKNAAKVLAEFRAEIAKASK; the protein is encoded by the coding sequence ATGACACGCCCCCGCCTCTCCCTGCTCGCCACCGCCCTGCTCTCCCTCACCGCCGGTGCGGCCAGTGCCGACACCGTGTTCACCGTTTCCAGCTGGCTGCCGCCCAGCCACACGCTGAGCATGGCGCAGAAGGAGTGGTGCGACCTGCTGGAGAAAAACACCACGGGCAAGATGAAGTGCAACATCCTGCCGCGTGGCGTGACCGGCGCCCCCGGCACCTTCGACGCCGTCAAGAACGGCCTGGCCGACATCTCCTACACCGTGCACGGCTACACGCCCGGCCGCTTCCTGTACACGCAGATGGCCGAGTTCCCGTTCCTGGGCGACCAGTCGGAGCCGATCTCGGTGGCGTTCAACAAGATCGCCAGCAAGTACCCGCAGTTCGACCAGGAGCACGCGGGCGTCAAGGTCATCTCCTATTTCACCCACGGCCCCGGCATCGTCTTCAACACCAAGCACCCGATCACCAAGGTGGCCGACCTGCAGGGCCTGAAGTTCCGCGTGGGTGGTGGCATGGTCAACGAGATCTCCAAGAAGCTGGACATGAACGTCACGCTCAAGCCCGCGCCCGAGTCGTATGAGCTGCTGTCCGGCGGCGTGATGGACGGCACGCTGTTCCCGGCCGAATCGACCGAGTCGTTCAAGATCGACAAGATCATCAAGTACGCCACCACCTTCCCGGGCGGCCTGTACAACACCAGCTTTGTGTTCATGATGAACCAGGCCAAGTACGACAAGCTCAGCGCCGAGGAAAAGAAGGCCGTGGACGCCATTTCCGGCGAAACCGCGGCCCACATCTTTGGCCGTGGCTGGGACAAGGTGGACCGCCGCGCCACGGCACTGATGCAGGCCAACAATGTGGCCATCGTCAAGGCTGATGCCAAGTTCGTGGCCGACGTGAAGGCCAAGACCGCCCCGCTGGAACAGAAGTGGGTTGGCGAGGCCGAGGCCAAGGGCCTGAAGAACGCCGCCAAGGTGCTGGCCGAGTTCCGCGCAGAGATCGCCAAGGCGTCCAAGTAA
- a CDS encoding TRAP transporter small permease: protein MVLTFLDVGGRKLMSHSITGSLEMTELLMVVVIFGALPLVSLRGEHVLFDSLDSHLPPWLLRVQKLLVDGICAAALLALAVLMWNTGNQFLASGETTAQLLILKAPFIYGMSVLCGATGLVHVALMVSPVPSIHEIQGAAL from the coding sequence ATGGTGCTCACGTTTCTCGACGTGGGCGGCCGCAAGCTCATGTCGCACTCCATCACCGGCTCGCTCGAGATGACCGAGCTGCTCATGGTGGTGGTGATCTTTGGCGCGCTGCCCCTGGTGTCGCTGCGCGGCGAGCATGTGCTGTTCGATTCGCTCGACAGCCACCTGCCGCCCTGGCTGCTGCGCGTGCAGAAGCTGCTGGTGGACGGCATCTGCGCGGCCGCCCTGCTCGCGCTGGCCGTGCTGATGTGGAACACCGGCAACCAGTTCCTGGCCAGCGGCGAGACCACGGCCCAGCTGCTGATCCTCAAGGCGCCGTTCATCTATGGCATGAGCGTGCTGTGCGGAGCCACCGGGCTGGTGCATGTGGCGCTGATGGTCAGCCCCGTTCCGTCAATCCACGAGATCCAGGGAGCCGCGCTGTGA
- a CDS encoding TRAP transporter large permease gives MTEALIGFAAIFALALLRFPLAFGMGVVGVVGIGLTRGWTPAFASMANVVYDTGFAYTLSVIPLFILMGNFVARAGLAHELFQAAYAFIGHLRGGLAHATIAACAGFGAICGSSIATAATMSKVAYPSMKKLGYSDALSTGVMAAGGTLGIMIPPSTILVIYGIVTETNIGKLFAAGVIPGLISAALLMLTVSIVTRRDPEHAPPGERTAWPDRWRALRGIWGVVVLVIVVLGGIYGGVFTATEGAGIGASGAFLFALARRRLTWAILFQVLVESARTTAMLFTLLIGATIFANFVNFTTMPGDLKDWILHLGLSPILIIAAMMGIYVLLGTVMEELTMVLLTIPLFFPIVTSLGFDPVWFGVLIVMIVQIGLISPPVGMNLFVLNALLPEVGLLQIFRGCWPFVFVMVITLGLLIAFPQLSLWLPSMVR, from the coding sequence GTGACCGAAGCCCTGATCGGATTCGCCGCCATCTTCGCGCTGGCCCTGCTGCGCTTCCCCCTGGCCTTTGGCATGGGCGTGGTGGGTGTGGTGGGCATCGGCCTCACGCGCGGCTGGACGCCCGCCTTCGCCAGCATGGCCAACGTGGTGTACGACACCGGCTTTGCCTACACGCTGTCAGTGATCCCGCTGTTCATCCTGATGGGCAACTTCGTGGCCCGCGCGGGCCTGGCCCACGAGCTGTTCCAGGCGGCCTACGCCTTCATCGGCCACCTGCGCGGCGGGCTGGCCCACGCCACCATTGCCGCCTGCGCGGGCTTTGGCGCCATCTGCGGCTCGTCCATCGCCACGGCCGCCACCATGAGCAAGGTGGCCTACCCGTCGATGAAGAAGCTGGGCTACAGCGATGCGCTGTCCACGGGCGTCATGGCGGCCGGCGGCACGCTGGGCATCATGATCCCGCCCTCCACCATCCTGGTGATCTACGGCATCGTGACCGAGACCAACATCGGCAAGCTGTTCGCGGCCGGGGTGATCCCCGGGCTGATCTCGGCGGCACTGCTGATGCTCACGGTGTCGATCGTCACGCGGCGCGACCCCGAGCATGCACCGCCGGGCGAGCGCACCGCCTGGCCCGACCGCTGGCGCGCGCTGCGCGGCATCTGGGGCGTGGTGGTGCTGGTCATCGTGGTGCTGGGCGGCATCTATGGCGGCGTGTTCACGGCCACCGAGGGCGCGGGCATCGGGGCCTCGGGCGCCTTCCTGTTCGCGCTGGCGCGCCGGCGCCTGACCTGGGCCATCCTGTTCCAGGTGCTGGTGGAGTCGGCCCGCACCACGGCCATGCTGTTCACGCTGCTGATTGGCGCGACCATCTTCGCCAACTTCGTGAACTTCACCACCATGCCCGGCGACCTGAAGGACTGGATCCTGCACCTGGGCCTGTCGCCGATCCTGATCATCGCGGCCATGATGGGCATCTATGTGCTGCTGGGCACGGTGATGGAAGAACTCACCATGGTGCTGCTGACCATTCCGCTGTTCTTCCCCATCGTCACCTCGCTGGGCTTTGACCCGGTGTGGTTTGGCGTGCTGATCGTGATGATCGTGCAGATCGGCCTGATCTCGCCGCCCGTGGGCATGAACCTGTTCGTGCTCAACGCGCTGCTGCCCGAGGTGGGCCTGCTCCAGATTTTCAGGGGTTGCTGGCCGTTTGTGTTCGTGATGGTGATCACGCTGGGCCTGCTGATCGCGTTTCCGCAGCTCAGTCTGTGGCTGCCGTCGATGGTGCGCTGA
- a CDS encoding mechanosensitive ion channel: MTELEKLLRDLSQAGLGLELSALAGCLALAFALCWLAGHKQAKDSIWFGRGIVDGLLFPLVSLALVVVARNVVLHYEQVAPVLRIAVPVLVSLAGIRFLARVLTVVFPSSGLARLIERLFSWLAWMAAMLWIAGVLPDVMDEMDAIQFVFGKSKISVLSLVEGLLSSGVVLVLALWVSAALERRILVETVSDLSLRKVAGNAIRAVLLLVGLLFALSAVGVDLTALSVLGGALGVGLGFGLQKLAANYVSGFVILFERSLRIGDTVRVENFEGVVMDIKTRYTLIRSLAGRESIVPNEKLITERIENLSLADPRVLLSTSVTVGYDSDPDRVSALLESCALSCERVLEDPGPGARLAKLGADGLDYELLFWIADPQNGQLNVRSDVNTAILKALRAENIEIPYPQRVVHLKAPPGAPAVSAPSTAATD; the protein is encoded by the coding sequence ATGACCGAACTCGAGAAACTGCTGCGCGATCTCTCGCAGGCCGGCCTGGGGTTGGAGCTCTCGGCGCTGGCGGGCTGCCTGGCGCTGGCCTTTGCCCTGTGCTGGCTGGCGGGGCACAAGCAGGCCAAGGACTCCATCTGGTTTGGGCGTGGCATTGTGGACGGCCTGCTGTTCCCGCTGGTCTCGCTGGCGCTGGTGGTGGTGGCCCGCAACGTGGTGCTGCACTACGAGCAGGTGGCGCCGGTGCTGCGCATAGCCGTGCCCGTGCTGGTGTCGCTCGCCGGCATCCGCTTCCTGGCGCGTGTGCTCACGGTGGTGTTTCCCTCCTCGGGGCTGGCCCGGCTGATCGAGCGGCTGTTCTCGTGGCTGGCCTGGATGGCGGCCATGCTCTGGATTGCCGGTGTGCTGCCCGATGTGATGGACGAGATGGATGCCATCCAGTTTGTCTTTGGCAAAAGCAAGATCAGCGTCCTGAGCCTGGTGGAGGGCTTGCTGTCGTCCGGTGTGGTGCTGGTGCTGGCGCTGTGGGTCTCGGCCGCGCTGGAGCGCCGCATCCTGGTCGAAACCGTGAGCGACCTGTCGCTGCGCAAGGTCGCGGGCAATGCCATCCGGGCCGTGCTGTTGCTCGTGGGGTTGCTGTTCGCGCTGTCGGCGGTGGGGGTGGACCTCACGGCGCTGTCGGTGCTGGGCGGGGCGCTGGGCGTGGGCCTGGGCTTTGGCCTGCAAAAGCTCGCGGCCAACTATGTCAGCGGGTTTGTGATCCTCTTTGAGCGCAGCCTGCGCATTGGCGACACGGTGCGGGTCGAGAATTTTGAAGGCGTGGTGATGGACATCAAGACCCGCTACACCCTGATCCGGTCGCTGGCGGGGCGTGAGTCCATCGTGCCCAACGAGAAGCTGATCACCGAGCGCATTGAAAACCTTTCGCTGGCCGACCCGCGGGTGCTGTTGAGCACCTCGGTCACCGTGGGCTACGACAGCGACCCGGACCGCGTGAGCGCCTTGCTCGAATCCTGCGCGTTGTCCTGTGAACGGGTGCTGGAGGATCCGGGGCCGGGGGCGCGGCTGGCCAAGCTGGGGGCTGACGGGCTGGACTATGAGCTGCTGTTCTGGATCGCCGATCCGCAGAACGGGCAGCTGAACGTGCGATCCGACGTCAACACCGCCATCCTCAAGGCCCTGCGAGCCGAGAACATCGAGATTCCCTACCCGCAGCGGGTGGTCCACCTGAAGGCCCCCCCCGGGGCGCCGGCGGTCAGCGCACCATCGACGGCAGCCACAGACTGA
- a CDS encoding enoyl-CoA hydratase, whose amino-acid sequence MSDALIERRDDRGVWTLTMNRPASFNALSEEMLGALQAALDRVAQDDQARAVVLGAEGKAFCPGHNLKEMIATPQLAYYQKLFAQCSRMMLSLQKLPVPVIARVQGLATAAGCQLVAQCDLAVASTEARFAVSGVNFGLFCSTPSVPLVRNMAPKQAMEMLVTGEFIDAAQALSRGLVNRVVAPDQLDGEIGRLLASILGKPRLAIAMGKELFYRQREMGVEAAYQLAGQTMAVNMMDATAQEGVSAFTEKRTPSWKA is encoded by the coding sequence ATGAGTGATGCATTGATCGAGCGCCGCGACGACCGCGGTGTGTGGACCCTGACCATGAACCGCCCCGCGAGCTTCAACGCGCTCAGCGAGGAGATGCTGGGCGCGCTGCAGGCGGCGCTGGACCGCGTGGCGCAGGACGACCAGGCGCGGGCCGTGGTGCTGGGCGCCGAAGGCAAGGCCTTCTGTCCCGGCCACAACCTCAAGGAAATGATCGCCACGCCGCAGCTGGCCTACTACCAGAAGCTGTTTGCCCAGTGCAGCCGCATGATGCTCAGCCTCCAGAAGCTGCCGGTGCCGGTGATCGCGCGGGTGCAGGGGCTGGCCACGGCGGCCGGTTGCCAGCTGGTGGCGCAGTGCGACCTGGCCGTGGCGTCCACCGAGGCCCGCTTTGCCGTCAGCGGCGTGAACTTCGGCCTGTTCTGCTCCACGCCCAGCGTCCCGCTGGTGCGCAACATGGCGCCCAAGCAGGCCATGGAAATGCTCGTCACGGGCGAGTTCATCGACGCCGCGCAGGCCCTGTCGCGCGGGCTGGTGAACCGCGTGGTGGCGCCTGACCAGCTTGACGGGGAGATTGGCCGCCTGCTGGCCAGCATCCTGGGCAAGCCGCGGCTGGCCATTGCCATGGGCAAGGAGCTGTTCTACCGCCAGCGCGAGATGGGCGTTGAAGCGGCCTACCAGCTGGCCGGGCAGACCATGGCTGTCAACATGATGGACGCCACCGCCCAGGAGGGCGTGAGCGCCTTCACCGAGAAGCGCACACCCTCATGGAAAGCCTGA
- a CDS encoding histone deacetylase family protein, with amino-acid sequence MTVNKTGYFTHRDCWKHEMGAGHPECPERLDAIEDRLLVSGVGDALDRREAPEASLTDIELAHARLHVAAMRGTSAMLAEEIAAGGPTHAQIDPDTAMNVHTWSASLRAAGAALAATDAVLAGELENAFCAVRPPGHHACHDKAMGFCFFNNVAIAARYALERHRLKRVAVVDFDVHHGNGTEDILSNDPRVLMVGIFQHPFYPYTGTDHPASNMLNLPVPAYTRGMDIREMIEASWMPRLEAFRPEMIFVSAGFDAHREDDLGQLGMVEADYAWITSRIKDVARRHAKGRIVSCLEGGYHLDALARSVEAHVRELADLS; translated from the coding sequence ATGACTGTGAACAAGACCGGTTATTTCACTCACCGCGATTGCTGGAAGCACGAGATGGGTGCGGGGCACCCCGAATGCCCCGAAAGACTCGACGCCATTGAAGACCGCTTGCTGGTCTCGGGTGTGGGCGATGCGCTTGACCGGCGTGAGGCGCCCGAGGCGTCACTGACCGACATCGAACTGGCGCACGCCCGCCTGCATGTGGCCGCGATGCGGGGCACCAGTGCCATGCTGGCCGAGGAGATCGCCGCGGGCGGTCCGACCCACGCGCAGATTGATCCCGACACCGCCATGAACGTGCACACCTGGAGCGCCTCGCTGCGGGCCGCGGGGGCCGCGCTGGCGGCCACCGACGCGGTGCTCGCCGGCGAGCTGGAAAACGCTTTCTGCGCGGTGCGCCCGCCGGGCCACCACGCGTGCCACGACAAGGCCATGGGCTTCTGCTTTTTCAACAACGTGGCCATTGCGGCGCGCTACGCCCTGGAGCGCCACCGGCTCAAGCGGGTCGCGGTGGTGGACTTTGACGTGCACCACGGCAACGGCACCGAGGACATCCTGAGCAACGACCCGCGCGTGCTGATGGTGGGCATCTTCCAGCACCCGTTCTACCCTTACACGGGCACCGACCACCCGGCCTCCAACATGCTCAACCTGCCGGTGCCGGCCTATACCCGGGGCATGGACATCCGCGAGATGATCGAAGCGTCGTGGATGCCGCGGCTGGAGGCGTTCCGGCCTGAAATGATTTTTGTGAGTGCGGGCTTTGACGCCCACCGCGAGGACGACCTGGGGCAGCTGGGCATGGTCGAGGCGGATTACGCCTGGATCACCTCGCGCATCAAGGATGTGGCCCGGCGCCATGCGAAGGGCCGCATCGTCTCCTGCCTTGAAGGCGGCTACCACCTGGACGCCCTGGCGCGCAGCGTGGAAGCCCATGTGCGTGAACTGGCGGACCTGTCATGA
- a CDS encoding MoxR family ATPase has protein sequence MDAQQKLKGLLDQLNTVIVGKPAQVQDCVACLLAGGHLLIEDVPGVGKTTLAHALARAFGLEFSRVQFTADLMPSDLSGVSIYERGKEAFVFHPGPVFAQVLLADEINRASPKTQSALLEAMEEKQVTVEGETRALPSPFFVIATQNPHDQLGTFALPESQLDRFLMRISLGYPDRAAERELLNGGDRRDMVESLPAMLTPVDLHHLQQQVLQVHAAEPLLNYVQDLIAATRSGRWFLQGLSPRAGIAVVRAAKAQALLAGRDYVAPDDVQAILPQSIAHRLVPVGDAGRGPVEQVRALIEAVPLP, from the coding sequence ATGGATGCACAACAAAAACTCAAGGGTCTTCTCGACCAGCTTAACACGGTGATCGTTGGCAAACCGGCCCAGGTGCAGGACTGCGTGGCCTGCCTGCTGGCGGGGGGGCACCTGCTGATCGAGGATGTTCCCGGGGTGGGCAAAACCACCCTGGCCCACGCGCTGGCCCGCGCCTTTGGCCTGGAATTCTCGCGGGTCCAGTTCACCGCCGACCTGATGCCCAGCGACCTGTCGGGCGTCTCCATCTACGAGCGCGGCAAGGAAGCCTTTGTCTTCCACCCGGGCCCGGTGTTTGCCCAGGTGCTGCTGGCCGACGAGATCAACCGCGCCAGCCCCAAGACCCAGAGCGCGCTGCTGGAGGCCATGGAAGAGAAACAGGTCACGGTCGAGGGTGAAACCAGGGCCCTGCCCTCGCCGTTTTTTGTGATCGCCACGCAGAACCCGCATGACCAGCTGGGCACTTTCGCGCTGCCCGAAAGCCAGCTGGACCGCTTCCTGATGCGGATCTCGCTGGGCTACCCTGACCGCGCCGCCGAGCGCGAACTGCTCAACGGCGGCGACCGGCGCGACATGGTCGAGTCCCTGCCGGCCATGCTCACGCCGGTGGATTTGCACCATCTGCAGCAACAGGTGTTGCAGGTCCACGCGGCCGAGCCGCTGCTCAACTATGTGCAGGACCTGATCGCGGCCACGCGCTCGGGCCGCTGGTTCCTGCAGGGGCTGAGCCCGCGCGCCGGCATTGCCGTGGTGCGCGCGGCCAAGGCGCAGGCCCTGCTGGCGGGGCGCGATTATGTGGCCCCCGATGACGTGCAGGCCATCCTGCCCCAGTCCATCGCCCACCGGCTGGTGCCCGTGGGCGACGCGGGGCGCGGCCCGGTGGAGCAGGTGCGCGCGCTGATCGAGGCCGTGCCGCTTCCATGA
- a CDS encoding DUF58 domain-containing protein: MTSAVRWIHPLGFVRARFRQWWQTRLPLSDTTTLTQRNVYILPTRPGFMLGATLLVLLVASINYQLNLGYLLTFLLAGSAVVGMHVCHATLRGLTMNLIPPDAQFMGTGATFGITLVNERRSVRHGIGLAVLDETHEDHWAWTDVPAQGTSTVQVAFLPRARGLQRVPPLTAETRFPLGTFRVWTVWRPAAEVLVYPAPELFPPPLPPGEPRSGGAAAARSQPTGEFDGVRAYRRGDPLKLVVWKKAAKAMASGTDELVSRDSQQAQRYELWLDFAQAGLLDTEGKLSRLCAWVLQADKLGVDYGLRLPGVEIPPASGEAHRRRCLEALALC, translated from the coding sequence ATGACGTCGGCAGTCCGCTGGATCCACCCGCTGGGGTTTGTCCGCGCGCGGTTTCGCCAGTGGTGGCAGACCCGGCTGCCGCTGTCGGACACCACCACGTTGACGCAGCGCAATGTCTACATCCTGCCCACGCGGCCGGGGTTCATGCTGGGCGCTACGCTGCTGGTGCTGCTGGTGGCTTCCATCAACTACCAGCTCAACCTGGGCTATCTGCTGACCTTTCTCCTGGCCGGCAGCGCCGTGGTGGGCATGCATGTCTGCCATGCCACGCTGCGCGGCCTGACCATGAATTTGATCCCGCCAGACGCCCAGTTCATGGGGACGGGCGCCACCTTCGGCATCACGCTGGTGAACGAAAGGCGATCGGTGCGCCACGGCATTGGCCTGGCCGTGCTCGACGAGACGCATGAAGACCACTGGGCCTGGACCGACGTGCCGGCGCAAGGCACGAGCACCGTGCAGGTGGCCTTTCTGCCGCGCGCCCGCGGCCTGCAGCGCGTGCCCCCGCTCACGGCCGAGACGCGCTTTCCGCTGGGCACATTCCGGGTCTGGACGGTCTGGCGGCCAGCCGCCGAGGTGCTGGTGTACCCGGCACCCGAGCTGTTCCCGCCCCCCTTGCCGCCGGGTGAGCCCCGCTCGGGCGGCGCGGCCGCGGCCCGCTCGCAGCCCACCGGCGAGTTTGACGGCGTGCGCGCCTACCGGCGCGGCGACCCGCTCAAGCTGGTGGTCTGGAAAAAGGCCGCCAAGGCCATGGCCAGCGGCACCGATGAACTGGTCAGCCGCGACAGCCAGCAGGCCCAGCGCTACGAGCTGTGGCTGGACTTCGCGCAGGCCGGGCTCCTGGACACCGAAGGCAAGCTGTCACGCCTGTGCGCCTGGGTTCTGCAGGCCGACAAACTTGGCGTGGACTATGGCCTGCGGCTGCCCGGCGTGGAAATCCCGCCGGCCAGCGGCGAGGCCCACCGCCGTCGCTGCCTGGAGGCACTGGCGCTGTGCTGA